CTCAATGGCCGATTTGGAGCGATTCCCATCATTCGCCCATTCGGCAAGCCTCACGCCTGAAGGCGTTACTCTGAACCTTTATTTTTTGGAGGTGTAAACCTTATGCCCGCTATGGATTACTCGCGCGTGGCGCACTACTACGACTCATATGTCCAGACCAGCCTGGACGTTAATTTTTTCCTTCAGGAATCAAAAAACGCCACCCGTGTGCTTGAATTGATGTCAGGCACCGGGCGGCTTTCCCTGCCGCTCATTGAAGCCGGGGTCAACCTGACCTGTGTTGATAGCTCGCCGGAAATGCTGGCGATTCTGCGCCAGAAACTAATTCAGCAAAACCTCCAGGCGGACGTGTTTGAGATGGATGTGTGTCAGATGGCACTCGCCGGAGAATTTGACCTGATTGTCATTCCTTTTCATTCATTTGCTGAAATTCTGGACCCACCGGACCAGCGGCGGGCACTCGGAGAAATCTTCCGCCTACTTTCCCCATCCGGGCGGTTTATCTGCACGCTTCACAATCCACCCGTCAGACTCAAATCGGTTGACGGCAAAGTGACGTTTCTCGGCAAACACACACTTCCTGATGATGCGGGAACGCTCTTGCTTTCCACCGTGCAACAATATGAGCCTTTAATGCAACGGGTGAAAGGTGCCCAGTTTTATGAATTGTATGACACCAGCGGCGTGATGCAGTCAAAGTGGTTCGTAGACCTTGAATTTTACCTGCATCAGCGTGAAGGATTCTTGAAACTGGTTCAAAGCGTAGGGTTCTCAATGCTCAACCTGTACGGCGATTATTCGCATTCCGCCTTTGTCGAAAACTCAAGCCCCTTCATGCTTTGGGTGTTAGGAAAAGCACCTCAGCCAACTACATGAGTGTTTCTCCTTCAGGAAATCAGATAGTTTTGCCGGGTTAGGGTAAAGCACTATATCTATGAGGGTTACCCTGTCTGACGACGGCTTCAACTGACAATAAAAGCCTTCGATTTATCCTGTATCTGCTTGACTTTCCTGGATTTTGCGGCACTCTCTTCCCCACACGACTCCAACCTGAAGGGATTGCTTGCATGCAGAAAAAGGATGTTCTGAACGCCTGGGGGCGCATTTTACAAGGGCACGCTCCATCACTCTCAATTGAAATCACACGTCAATGCCCGCTTCGGTGCCCGGGTTGCTACGCCTATGAGCCTGAACACCTGCACCAGCTTGGACCGTTGCGCGATCTGGCTGATTACAAAGGAAAAGAGCTGGTTGATAACATTTTGAAGCTGGTTGACCGCCATCGTCCGCTGCATCTCTCGATTGTTGGCGGCGAGCCGCTGGTTCGCCATCGGGAACTCAATGACCTGCTACCGAAATTAAGCGAGCGGGGAGTTGTCGTGCAACTTGTCACCAGCGCGGTCCGGGAAATTCCCAAAGCCTGGAATAAGATCAATCAATTGCACTTCGTGGTGTCAATTGACGGATTGCAGCCCGATCACGATGTGCGCCGGGCACCGGCCACCTATGAACGGATTCTGAAGAACATCAAAGATCAGACCATCATCGTGCACTGCACCATCACCAACCAGATGGCCGGCAAGTACAATTATTTTGATGATTTTCTGACGTTTTGGTCGAACCAACCCGAAGTTCGAAAAATCTGGTTCAGTCTCTTCACTCCCCAGATGGGTGATACCTGTGAAGAAATCCTGCCTCAAGCAACCCGAACCACTGTGCTCGACGAACTGGCTGGCCTGCGTGGCAAATTCCCCAAACTTGATCTGCCCGACATTATGCTCAAGGGCTATCACACACCGCCGAGCTCGCCCGAAGAATGTATCTTCGCCAAAACCACGCTCAACTATACCGCCGACCTCAAAAGCAAAATCACACCTTGCCAGTTTGGCGGCAACCCGGATTGCTCACAGTGCGGCTGCGTGGCTTCCGCCGGATTAAAAGGCATCGGCGACTATCGGCTGTTTAATCTGGTGTCTTTAAAGACTATGTTCAAAGCTTCGTCCAAGGTCGGACAACTCAATCAGAAATTCTTTCCTTCGCCGGAGCTTGCGGTCAGCGAAAAATAGGGTTCCGGGTTCCGGGTTCCGGGTTCCGGGTTCCGGGTTCCGGGTTCCGGGTTCCGGGTTCCGGGTTCCGGGTTCCGGGTTCCGGGTTCCGGGTTCCGGGTCTTCGAAGAATGATAAATTACAGGGGGTTCGCCGCGTAGCGGTGGTTGAATTGAGGCAGGTCGGTTACGGCCTGTAACATTTCAGAAAATGATTTCGTCCTGGGAGCACTGGCATCTTGCCGGTAACTGATTGAAGATCAACCGTTTGGTGCCGGCAGGATGCCGGCGATCCCAGGAAATGTTTATCTGAAATTGAGCAAACGACCGTTCGCTCAACTGACCTTTTCTTCCGGGTATTCAAGGTCATACAGGCGGTTTTCGGTTTCTTTCTTAAAGTGCCGAAATTCTCTCAAAAGCAAATCCTGTCCTTTTTCCAGTCGTTCCATTCGGGTTTCAAGTTTGTCAAAACGTTGATTGACCTGGGCAAACTGTTGGTTGATCTGGCCAAGTTGTTGATTGATCTGGGTAAATTGTTGATTGACCTGGGCAAACTGTTGGTTGATCTGGCCAAGTTGTTGATTGACCTGGGCAAATTGTTGATTGATCTGGGTAAATTGTTGATTGATCTGGGTAAACTGTTGGTCTACCTGGACAAACCGCTGGTCTACTTGAGCAAAGCGTTCATCTATCTGGGCAAATCGCTGGTCTATCTGGGCAAATCGCTGGTCTATCTGGGCAAACTGGGGATCTATTTTTTGTTCGATCACCCTCGTCACCACCGCAATCAGCAGGGCTTCAAGGTCGTTTCGGGTTTGGAAACTCTCTGGCGGTGCATATTTCTTCGTTGGATCTTCACTGCTCATAGCTCAACTCCTGATTCCTATTTGGTGCATATCATTATTATATAGTCGTACCAGAAAGCCAACGGTCAGTTTCAGAACGGGGCAGGTTGATGTCAACCAACTTGACATTCCGTAAACTGAATGATGATTCATTCAAGCCATTTTATTACTTGACTTTAGTTAGAGTTAAGTGATTTACCTGGATACCTGCTACACAGCTCAATCTTTCAGATGGTGGTTTATTCTTTACAGTCCTGCTTTCTTTTTATAAACAATAATTTATTTAGAATGAGAAACTTACATCTCTTCCTCAAGAGATTTTTTCGATTCTCTGAGGCTTTGGCACAAAAGTTGTATTAGATGTTACTGAATCACCGTTCAGTTGTATCCCCACAACAGATCAATCTCGAAAAGTTCAACAACAATCAAGCACAGAAGAGGAAAAAGCTATGACGCGGGCATCTCAATCCTTCGCACTTTCAGCCATTCGCTATTGTCTCGTCGCCGCAGTGTTCATCATTGTCAGCGCAATCTATTCCGAACCAGCCAAGGCCGTGACCCTGGTTTTTGTCCACGGCAAAGGCGATGCCGCCACCCTGGACTATAACTATACCCTGCAACAATACTGGACACCGGACATGATCAAAGCGGCAACGCGCAATTATGCCACCCCGTACCACATTGTGACCTATGATGGACGTCAGGCATACTGGGACGCCGCCGGAGAAGTCGCCCGCGAATGCAATCAGTTGCTCGATCAAGGCAAAAAAGACCTCGTGTTTGTCACCCACAGCATGGGCGGTTGTGTGATGCGCTACATTTTGTGCAACGCCGACTCGTCAGACCCATATTACAATTACAATGGCAATTACAATCGCATCCAGGCCAATACCGTCCGCGTGCTGGCGTATGCCCCACCCAATGCCGGTTCTGAAGCCGCCGACCTGGCCGGAAGCCTCAGCAGCTCCTTTTTCACGTCATGGATTGTTTCCCTCCTCAATCAGGACTACCCATCAACCCAGTGCCTGACCACCGCCAATGTGCAGTATGCCAACAACAACTGGTTCCGCGATTCCCTGCGCAGCA
This genomic stretch from Acidobacteriota bacterium harbors:
- a CDS encoding radical SAM protein; the encoded protein is MQKKDVLNAWGRILQGHAPSLSIEITRQCPLRCPGCYAYEPEHLHQLGPLRDLADYKGKELVDNILKLVDRHRPLHLSIVGGEPLVRHRELNDLLPKLSERGVVVQLVTSAVREIPKAWNKINQLHFVVSIDGLQPDHDVRRAPATYERILKNIKDQTIIVHCTITNQMAGKYNYFDDFLTFWSNQPEVRKIWFSLFTPQMGDTCEEILPQATRTTVLDELAGLRGKFPKLDLPDIMLKGYHTPPSSPEECIFAKTTLNYTADLKSKITPCQFGGNPDCSQCGCVASAGLKGIGDYRLFNLVSLKTMFKASSKVGQLNQKFFPSPELAVSEK
- a CDS encoding class I SAM-dependent methyltransferase; translated protein: MPAMDYSRVAHYYDSYVQTSLDVNFFLQESKNATRVLELMSGTGRLSLPLIEAGVNLTCVDSSPEMLAILRQKLIQQNLQADVFEMDVCQMALAGEFDLIVIPFHSFAEILDPPDQRRALGEIFRLLSPSGRFICTLHNPPVRLKSVDGKVTFLGKHTLPDDAGTLLLSTVQQYEPLMQRVKGAQFYELYDTSGVMQSKWFVDLEFYLHQREGFLKLVQSVGFSMLNLYGDYSHSAFVENSSPFMLWVLGKAPQPTT